One Macadamia integrifolia cultivar HAES 741 unplaced genomic scaffold, SCU_Mint_v3 scaffold2912, whole genome shotgun sequence genomic region harbors:
- the LOC122067446 gene encoding disease resistance protein RPV1-like: MMEESQEEFFLWDVFLSFRRADTRHNFTDTLYKELVRNNIRTFLDDEGLEGGDDDLAPILSAAIKESASYIAVISENYASSTWRLEELAQILETKRRLLPVFYKVVPSDVRRQKGPFEDDFLCHERRYGEEKVRRWRKAMEEAGDKKGWESNIGKDDLWLIQKIIKSILPKVNNDPLSVAKYPVGIHLRVAELVELLDMRSNDVRVIGFHGMGGVGKTTLAKAVYNRIAAYFNCRFFIPNISDASRKHNGLASLKKKLDQELSKEHNEKKVLIVLDDVDDAEQLHALLGNGGWLYNGSRIIITTRNKEVLREKYVNFVHDVKELSSSESLQLFSYHAFGRGKPAENFLHLSEKIVSLTGRLPLALEVFGASLFNKKQEKEWEAALEKLRHIQPATLQEVLKISYDGLDEEEKCIFLDIACFFVGKDTELENAIDIFKGCGFNAEKKIKDLTEKSLIKISNDNTLWMHDQLRDMGQAVVQKEDPTNPGKRSRLWDHDDVMAVLDSHKGTERIEGIILDFGDISESKELAKISNPKHPIITRLKEIPENILGLKQQKDKEAKLCTGSFQAMVNLRLLQIDNVNLEGAFKHFPPDLKWLQWKKCPLKVLPSDFCPRKLAVLDLSESKIKQVWRQRPWWDRNKMTGELQVLNLYRCYNLTATPDFSEHPKLVKLVLEGCNELKEIHKSIGNLSMLRHFNLRRCGNLEKFPNEITRLRKLEMLIFSSCYKLKKLPDDLRPMESLTELLLDGTAIVKLPDSIFHLEKLERLDLKNCLSLKQLPISIGKLLSLRELTLDGSALEEIPESIGSLKNLERLSLVGCKSITAIPDSFHNLKSLLELFLGHSSIEELPNSIGCLSHLEYLSLTYCRSLSKLPASIGLLASLVELHLDMTPITELPDEIGDLNMLEKLEMIDCKSLTCLPNSIGEMSNLTTLRLQNCLITELPESICSIEKLEVLKVSKCKQLRQLPDSIGKLLNLCQLQMEETSVAVLPEDFGKLSNLRTLKMAKEEPRNVEERTALAKEGHQKSMVLPASFSNLSLLYELDARYCKISGAIRDGFEKLSSLETLRLDHNNICSLPSSLRGLSVLTKLSLPYCAELKSLPPLPSSLVHVDVANCTALETISDLSNLENLEELCLANCQKVVDVPGLECLKSLKRLYMSGCTTCHEVVKKRLSKVTLKHMRYLSTPGSEIPNWFVPEVSSFSSIKNRRIKGVVICIVISIDQQIQRVEYPTIADIRVEILDNMLIQKYSSTFYLPGVPETNEDQFYFCRYAEWHPLIHLFHDGYKMKVTLRKPPILAGLELKKYGIHLVLEDDDDYDGDEESLDETQLSLSEKLAKFFSSM; this comes from the exons ATGATGGAGGAGAGCCAAGAAGAATTTTTCCTATGGGACGTGTTTCTGAGTTTCAGACGCGCCGATACTCGCCACAACTTTACTGACACCTTATACAAAGAGCTCGTACGTAACAATATCCGGACCTTTCTCGACGACGAGGGTCTCGAGGGAGGAGACGATGATCTCGCCCCCATCCTGTCGGCGGCGATCAAGGAATCGGCGTCATATATCGCAGTCATATCGGAGAACTACGCTTCGTCGACGTGGCGTCTAGAAGAACTGGCACAGATATTGGAAACCAAGCGTCGGTTGCTTCCGGTGTTCTACAAAGTGGTTCCTTCCGACGTCCGCAGGCAGAAGGGCCCCTTCGAAGATGATTTTCTATGCCACGAGCGACGTTATGGAGAAGAAAAGGTCCGGCGATGGAGAAAAGCTATGGAAGAAGCTGGGGACAAGAAGGGTTGGGAATCCAATATCGG GAAAGACGATTTATGGttgattcaaaaaataattaagtcGATATTGCCTAAAGTGAATAATGATCCCCTGAGTGTGGCTAAATATCCTGTTGGTATCCATTTGCGAGTAGCAGAGCTGGTGGAGCTGTTGGACATGAGATCCAATGATGTCCGAGTTATTGGATTTCATGGGATGGGTGGGGTTGGTAAGACCACCCTAGCTAAGGCTGTTTACAATCGGATTGCTGCGTACTTTAACTGTCGTTTCTTCATTCCAAATATTAGTGACGCTTCAagaaaacataatggtttggcTTCCCTTAAAAAGAAACTTGACCAAGAACTTAGTAAAGAGCACAATGAGAAAAAAGTTCTTATTGTTCttgatgatgttgatgatgcagAGCAACTTCATGCTCTACTTGGTAATGGTGGTTGGCTTTATAATGGAAGTAGGATCATTATCACCacaagaaataaagaagttCTAAGAGAGAAGTATGTGAATTTTGTCCATGATGTGAAAGAATTAAGTTCCTCTGAGTCACTTCAACTCTTCAGTTATCATGCATTTGGAAGAGGAAAACCGGCGGAAAATTTCTTGCATCTCTCTGAGAAAATTGTATCCCTCACAGGAAGACTGCCTTTGGCATTAGAAGTATTTGGTGCTTCATTGTTCAATAAGAAACAGGAGAAGGAATGGGAAGCCGCACTGGAGAAGTTGAGACACATTCAACCAGCTACTCTTCAAGAAGTGTTGAAGATAAGTTATGATGGActagatgaagaagagaaatgtATATTCCTTGACATTGCATGTTTCTTTGTAGGGAAAGATACGGAGCTAGAAAATGCAATTGACATATTTAAGGGTTGCGGTTTCAATGCtgagaagaaaatcaaagaccTCACTGAAAAATCTCTCATTAAGATTTCGAATGACAATACCTTGTGGATGCATGATCAACTTAGAGATATGGGACAGGCAGTAGTTCAAAAAGAAGACCCAACAAATCCGGGTAAACGAAGTAGATTGTGGGATCATGATGATGTAATGGCTGTTTTGGATTCTCACAAG GGTACAGAAAGGATTGAAGGCATCATCCTTGACTTTGGAGATATTTCAGAATCTAAAGAACTTGCCAAGATCAGCAACCCAAAACATCCCATTATTACAAGGTTGAAGGAAATCCCTGAGAACATTCTTGGTTTAAAACAACAGAAAGATAAAGAGGCCAAGCTGTGCACTGGATCATTTCAAGCAATGGTTAACCTGAGACTGCTTCAGATCGATAATGTTAATTTGGAGGGAGCCTTTAAACATTTCCCTCCTGATCTGAAATGGCTACAATGGAAAAAATGTCCTTTGAAAGTTCTTCCTTCTGACTTCTGTCCTCGGAAACTTGCTGTACTTGATCTCTCAGAGAGCAAGATCAAACAAGTATGGAGGCAAAGACCGTGGTGGGACCGGAACAAG ATGACTGGAGAGCTGCAAGTTCTGAATCTCTATCGTTGCTATAACCTAACTGCTACACCTGATTTCTCTGAGCACCCTAAATTGGTAAAACTGGTTCTTGAAGGTTGTAATGAACTGAAAGAGATCCATAAATCGATTGGGAATCTTAGCATGTTACGTCACTTTAACCTGAGGAGATGCGGGAATCTGGAGAAGTTTCCAAATGAAATTACCAGGTTGAGGAAGCTAGAAATGCTTATATTCTCTAGTTGCTACAAGCTGAAAAAATTACCTGATGACTTGAGGCCCATGGAGTCTTTaacagagcttctgcttgatGGAACTGCCATAGTGAAACTACCTGATTCTATATTCCATCTTGAGAAACTTGAGAGGCTAGACCTGAAAAATTGTTTGTCACTGAAGCAACTACCCATCTCCATCGGAAAATTACTTTCTCTAAGAGAGCTTACTCTTGATGGTTCTGCTTTGGAAGAGATTCCTGAATCCATAGGATCATTGAAAAATCTTGAAAGACTAAGTTTGGTGGGGTGCAAATCAATCACTGCAATTCCCGATTCCTTCCACAATCTGAAATCGTTATTAGAACTTTTTCTTGGTCATAGTTCAATCGAAGAACTGCCAAATTCCATCGGCTGCCTTTCCCATTTGGAGTACTTGTCATTGACTTATTGCAGGTCCCTTAGCAAATTGCCTGCTTCCATTGGATTATTAGCATCTTTGGTTGAACTTCATCTGGATATGACACCAATCACAGAACTGCCAGATGAGATTGGAGACTTGAACATGCTTGAGAAGCTCGAGATGATTGATTGTAAATCTCTTACCTGTTTACCAAATTCAATTGGAGAGATGTCAAATCTAACCACTTTGAGACTACAAAATTGCCTCATAACAGAATTGCCAGAGTCCATATGTTCAATTGAGAAGCTTGAGGTTTTGAAAGTGAGCAAATGTAAACAACTCAGGCAACTTCCAGATTCAATTGGAAAACTACTCAATCTGTGCCAGCTCCAAATGGAGGAAACTTCTGTAGCAGTACTCCCTGAAGATTTTGGAAAGCTTTCAAACTTAAGGACGTTGAAAATGGCAAAAGAAGAGCCCCGAAATGTTGAAGAACGTACAGCACTTGCAAAAGAAGGCCACCAGAAGTCCATGGTTCTTCCAGCttctttctcgaatctctcatTATTATATGAGCTTGATGCTCGTTACTGCAAAATATCTGGGGCAATTCGTGATGGCTTTGAGAAGCTGTCATCATTAGAGACTCTGCGACTTGACCACAACAATATCTGCAGCCTTCCATCTAGCCTGAGGGGGCTTTCTGTCCTCACAAAACTTTCTTTGCCATATTGTGCAGAGCTCAAGTCTCTTCCTCCACTTCCCTCCAGTTTGGTTCATGTGGATGTCGCAAATTGCACTGCACTGGAAACTATATCTGATCTGTCAAACTTGGAGAATTTAGAAGAGTTGTGCCTTGCAAATTGCCAGAAAGTAGTGGATGTTCCAGGCCTTGAATGCTTGAAGTCCTTAAAAAGGTTGTACATGAGTGGCTGCACCACATGTCATGAAGTAGTAAAGAAAAGACTCTCTAAG GTTACTCTGAAGCATATGCGCTACTTGAGCACTCCAGGAAGCGAAATCCCAAACTGGTTTGTTCCAGAAGTGTCAAGCTTTTCAAGCATCAAGAACCGGAGGATCAAGGGTGTAGTTATATGTATTGTTATCTCTATAGATCAACAGATACAGAGAGTGGAATACCCTACAATAGCAGATATTCGAGTAGAAATCCTTGATAACATGCTCATACAAAAGTACAGTTCGACTTTTTACTTGCCTGGAGTTCCAGAGACGAACGAAGATCAATTTTATTTCTGTCGGTATGCAGAATGGCATCCACTAATTCATTTGTTCCATGATGGCTATAAAATGAAGGTGACACTGCGCAAACCACCAATTCTTGCTGGACTTGAACTGAAGAAGTATGGGATCCATCTGGTTCTTGAAGATGATGACGACTACGATGGTGATGAAGAATCATTGGATGAAACCCAGCTATCACTTTCAGAGAAACTTGCGAAGTTCTTCAGCTCCATGTAA